In a single window of the uncultured Dysgonomonas sp. genome:
- a CDS encoding dienelactone hydrolase family protein yields the protein MKRSIFIFILFVCTVYSFAQFKNASYMVNGYALPYLVMYPENYDATKQYPLVVMLHGAGERGDDNQKQLTHGKQFLSEHFQSAYPAIVIVPQCPANNYWSNVARHQIDDKMTLTFGLSDEPTQSMKTAMWLIQDWLSSGKVDLSRVYIGGLSMGGMGTLEMLWRMPQTFAAAFPICGGTDLSKLPLYAKHTAVWLFHGDDDSVVPVDNSRNIYARLKILGCDVEYTEYKGVNHGSWVNAFAEDGLVPWLFKHKK from the coding sequence ATGAAAAGAAGTATCTTCATTTTTATCTTGTTTGTATGTACTGTGTATAGCTTTGCCCAGTTCAAGAATGCGTCGTATATGGTAAACGGATATGCCTTACCTTATCTGGTAATGTATCCGGAAAATTATGATGCAACTAAGCAATATCCATTGGTAGTAATGTTGCATGGCGCAGGTGAACGGGGTGATGATAATCAAAAGCAGCTGACGCATGGCAAGCAGTTTTTATCAGAACATTTTCAGTCTGCCTATCCGGCTATCGTTATTGTACCGCAATGTCCTGCAAATAATTATTGGTCTAATGTAGCCCGGCATCAGATCGATGATAAGATGACTCTTACTTTCGGGTTGTCAGACGAGCCTACACAATCAATGAAGACAGCGATGTGGCTTATTCAGGATTGGTTGTCGTCCGGCAAGGTGGACTTGAGCAGAGTATATATCGGAGGCCTTTCTATGGGTGGTATGGGTACGCTGGAGATGTTGTGGCGTATGCCGCAGACCTTTGCTGCAGCATTCCCTATATGTGGAGGTACTGATTTGAGTAAGTTACCGTTATATGCGAAGCATACAGCAGTGTGGCTTTTTCACGGGGATGACGATTCGGTGGTTCCGGTAGATAATTCCAGAAATATCTATGCACGACTGAAAATATTGGGTTGTGATGTCGAATATACTGAATATAAAGGAGTAAATCATGGCAGTTGGGTGAATGCTTTCGCTGAAGATGGATTGGTTCCCTGGCTGTTTAAACATAAAAAATAA
- a CDS encoding CPBP family intramembrane glutamic endopeptidase: MKHLESALNKRNSFWKYIVVLFISFILASFVGVVPLMIVAVVKIIQNGGDMVSGMAMMSDPTALGISSNFAFVLLLFPLVLGFFILLFFIKLLNGQSFQEVVNGTKKVRWPRFFTGAACWSLLMLIPLAIQYFIYPSIFTFQLDITSFIPLVFISLILIPFQISFEELAFRGYLAQGLGNLTKNRWAVLIIPSLIFALLHVANPEVKEFGFFIMMANYLSMGLILGLVSILDDGIEVAMGIHAANNIFASLFVTHASSAFQTDAIFSIKEVDPVGGLIEVVIAGTLLILFLYKRYGWSFSTMNKKIQISPIEEEGA, from the coding sequence ATGAAACATCTTGAAAGTGCATTAAACAAAAGGAATAGTTTTTGGAAATATATTGTTGTTCTGTTTATTTCCTTTATACTCGCTAGTTTTGTTGGTGTTGTACCCTTAATGATTGTTGCAGTAGTCAAAATAATTCAGAACGGAGGGGATATGGTTTCGGGGATGGCTATGATGTCTGATCCCACAGCTTTGGGGATATCATCCAACTTTGCATTTGTATTACTGCTATTTCCGCTGGTATTAGGATTCTTTATTCTATTGTTTTTCATAAAACTATTAAACGGTCAAAGTTTTCAGGAAGTTGTAAACGGAACAAAGAAAGTTCGTTGGCCCCGCTTTTTTACAGGAGCTGCTTGTTGGTCATTATTGATGTTAATACCTTTGGCCATTCAGTATTTTATATATCCGTCGATTTTTACCTTTCAATTGGATATAACTTCATTTATACCGTTAGTGTTTATATCGCTTATATTGATCCCTTTTCAGATTAGTTTCGAAGAACTAGCCTTTCGTGGATATCTGGCTCAGGGATTGGGCAATTTGACTAAAAACCGTTGGGCAGTGCTGATTATCCCTTCTTTAATCTTTGCTTTACTTCATGTCGCTAACCCCGAAGTAAAGGAGTTTGGCTTTTTCATCATGATGGCTAATTATTTATCTATGGGTTTGATACTAGGTCTGGTAAGTATTCTCGATGATGGTATTGAAGTGGCTATGGGAATACACGCTGCGAATAATATATTTGCCAGCCTGTTTGTAACGCATGCTTCGTCAGCTTTTCAGACGGATGCGATATTCAGTATAAAAGAGGTTGATCCGGTTGGCGGGCTTATCGAAGTGGTTATTGCCGGTACTTTGCTTATATTATTTCTCTATAAAAGATACGGCTGGAGCTTTTCTACAATGAATAAGAAAATACAGATCAGTCCTATCGAAGAGGAAGGAGCTTAA
- a CDS encoding GNAT family protein codes for MDFILREWHNDDLDSLVKHANNYNIAKFLTNGFPHPYTKDDGIKYLTSVSQQYPTQIFAISVNGEAVGSIGLFPQTDIHAKNAEMGYWLSEEYWGNGIMPQAIKQIVDYGFQTFDITRIFAGPFGTNPQSQRVLEKAGFTLEARSEKTLFKNGVFIDELIYAIRKV; via the coding sequence ATGGACTTTATATTAAGAGAATGGCATAATGATGATTTGGATAGCCTGGTTAAACATGCCAACAATTATAACATCGCCAAATTCCTCACAAACGGATTTCCTCATCCCTATACTAAAGATGACGGGATAAAATATCTAACCTCTGTCTCTCAACAATACCCCACCCAAATATTTGCCATCTCTGTCAACGGAGAAGCTGTAGGTTCTATCGGACTATTCCCTCAAACTGATATCCATGCCAAGAATGCAGAAATGGGTTACTGGCTTTCAGAGGAATATTGGGGAAATGGGATAATGCCTCAGGCAATAAAGCAAATCGTAGATTACGGGTTTCAAACATTTGATATAACGCGCATTTTTGCAGGGCCATTCGGTACCAATCCACAATCTCAACGCGTATTGGAAAAAGCCGGATTTACACTTGAAGCCAGATCTGAAAAAACTCTATTCAAAAACGGAGTATTCATTGATGAGCTAATATACGCAATAAGAAAAGTATGA